In Deltaproteobacteria bacterium, one DNA window encodes the following:
- the rpmJ gene encoding 50S ribosomal protein L36 produces the protein MKVKPSVKKICNKCKVIKRKGVVRVICENAKHKQRQG, from the coding sequence ATGAAAGTTAAACCATCTGTAAAAAAAATCTGTAATAAATGTAAAGTTATAAAAAGAAAAGGTGTTGTGAGAGTAATTTGTGAGAATGCTAAGCACAAACAAAGGCAGGGATAA
- the rpsM gene encoding 30S ribosomal protein S13: MARLFGVDLPKNKRVKVALTYIFGIGKTRAEEICKKLNISDSLRTENLSDENVANIRAMVEQGFKVEGDLRREVGLSIKRLTDLNCFRGIRHKKGLPVRGQNTRSNARTRKGPKKTVANKKKIV, translated from the coding sequence ATGGCTAGATTATTCGGTGTTGATTTACCAAAGAATAAAAGAGTAAAAGTTGCTTTAACATATATTTTTGGAATTGGAAAAACCAGAGCTGAAGAAATATGTAAGAAGTTAAATATTAGCGATTCATTAAGAACTGAAAATCTTTCAGATGAAAATGTTGCTAACATTAGGGCTATGGTGGAACAAGGCTTTAAAGTAGAAGGTGATCTAAGAAGAGAAGTAGGTTTGTCAATTAAAAGACTAACAGATTTAAATTGTTTTCGTGGAATTCGACATAAAAAAGGGTTGCCAGTTCGTGGTCAAAATACCAGATCAAATGCAAGAACTAGAAAAGGACCAAAGAAAACTGTCGCAAATAAGAAAAAAATAGTATAG
- the rpsK gene encoding 30S ribosomal protein S11, which yields MNTVEKKVQKKKNKKSSPNGLCFIQAAFGNVIITITDLKGETISWSSAGHLGFKGSRKGTPFAAQVTAEDAAKKAIETGLKTVEVYLKGPGAGREPAIRALSGTGLKILSLKDITPVPHNGCRPPKRRRI from the coding sequence ATGAATACAGTAGAAAAAAAAGTTCAAAAGAAAAAAAATAAGAAAAGCTCACCAAATGGATTGTGTTTTATTCAAGCTGCGTTTGGTAATGTTATTATAACAATAACAGACTTGAAGGGTGAGACGATATCTTGGTCTTCTGCGGGTCATTTGGGTTTTAAGGGAAGCAGGAAAGGCACACCGTTTGCGGCTCAGGTAACGGCAGAAGATGCTGCAAAAAAGGCAATTGAAACAGGCCTTAAAACAGTTGAAGTGTATTTGAAGGGTCCAGGCGCTGGGCGTGAGCCGGCAATTAGAGCTCTTTCCGGAACGGGATTAAAAATATTGTCTTTAAAGGACATAACGCCGGTTCCCCATAATGGATGTAGACCTCCAAAAAGAAGAAGAATTTAG
- the rpsD gene encoding 30S ribosomal protein S4 codes for MSCVVNSVCKLCRRENLKLYLKGDRCYSDKCAFERRPYPPGQHGQSRLKFSEFALQLREKQKAKRWYGLSEKQFSNNFLRASKTDSMTGIELLKNLELRIDNVVYSLGLASSRRQARQLVLHKHFMLNDKVINIPSIMLKKGDVVKVSENSAKNSFFSNLNSQGKKTVPSWLDLNFDLKTGVVKDMPSRSELSLPVEENMIVEYYSR; via the coding sequence ATGAGTTGTGTAGTAAATAGTGTTTGTAAATTATGCAGAAGAGAAAATTTGAAATTATATCTCAAGGGCGATAGGTGTTATTCGGATAAGTGTGCGTTTGAGAGAAGGCCATACCCCCCTGGGCAGCATGGCCAATCACGACTGAAGTTCTCTGAGTTTGCTTTGCAGTTAAGAGAAAAGCAAAAAGCAAAGAGATGGTATGGATTGTCTGAAAAACAGTTTAGTAATAATTTTTTGAGAGCATCTAAAACTGATTCGATGACGGGAATTGAGTTACTAAAAAACTTAGAATTGCGTATTGATAATGTTGTGTACAGTTTAGGGCTAGCCTCATCAAGGCGTCAAGCTAGACAGTTGGTTTTACATAAGCATTTTATGTTAAATGATAAAGTCATAAATATACCAAGTATTATGCTTAAAAAAGGTGATGTTGTTAAAGTATCTGAAAACAGTGCTAAGAATAGTTTTTTTTCTAATTTGAACAGTCAAGGTAAAAAAACCGTGCCATCATGGTTGGATCTTAATTTTGATCTTAAAACTGGAGTGGTAAAGGATATGCCAAGTAGATCTGAGTTGTCGTTGCCAGTTGAAGAAAATATGATTGTTGAGTATTACTCAAGATAA
- a CDS encoding DNA-directed RNA polymerase subunit alpha, giving the protein MQEHYYKFWRDLIKPKSFEVDKDTFKDDYGRFTIRPLEKGFGVTIGNSLRRILLSSMMGASVTAVRFEGVLHEFSSLPDVLEDVADIILNLKELRFKMFTSENLTLRISKKGPGKIKASDIQVNDKIEILNLNTHIATVGPNGDFNMDIIVGFGRGYVSSDMKQDNFPLGFIAIDSLFSPIKKVNYSVLSARVGQRTDYDNLVLEVWTDGSIKPDEALSLASKIMKDQLQVFLLFDEAFEPKEDKADGFSPQLNDNLFRSVDDLELSVRSANCLKNANIRFIGELVVRSEAEMLKTKNFGRKSLNEIKEILSEMGLGLGMKIDGWPPVGWDPSIANFKREQQ; this is encoded by the coding sequence ATGCAAGAGCATTATTATAAATTTTGGAGAGATCTCATTAAGCCAAAAAGTTTCGAAGTCGATAAAGATACTTTTAAAGATGATTATGGTAGATTTACAATTAGACCATTAGAGAAAGGTTTTGGAGTTACAATAGGAAATTCTCTTAGAAGAATATTACTTTCTTCTATGATGGGAGCTTCGGTCACAGCAGTTCGATTTGAGGGCGTATTGCATGAATTTTCTTCACTGCCTGATGTGTTGGAAGATGTTGCTGATATTATTTTAAATTTAAAAGAATTAAGATTCAAAATGTTTACTTCTGAAAATTTAACATTGCGTATAAGTAAAAAAGGTCCTGGTAAGATAAAAGCATCTGATATTCAGGTTAACGATAAAATTGAAATATTAAATTTAAATACACATATTGCTACCGTTGGTCCAAACGGTGATTTCAACATGGATATTATTGTTGGTTTTGGCAGAGGTTATGTTTCATCAGACATGAAACAAGATAATTTTCCTTTGGGATTTATTGCTATCGACTCTCTATTTAGTCCAATTAAAAAAGTAAATTATAGTGTTTTGAGTGCGAGAGTGGGGCAAAGGACTGATTACGATAATTTAGTTTTGGAAGTGTGGACTGATGGTTCTATAAAACCAGATGAGGCGCTTTCGTTGGCATCTAAAATTATGAAGGATCAATTGCAGGTTTTTTTACTATTTGATGAGGCTTTTGAGCCTAAAGAGGATAAAGCTGATGGGTTCTCACCTCAGTTAAACGATAATTTGTTTAGATCGGTAGACGATCTAGAGCTTTCAGTTAGATCTGCAAATTGTTTGAAAAACGCAAATATACGATTTATCGGGGAACTTGTTGTTAGATCTGAAGCTGAAATGTTAAAAACAAAAAATTTCGGAAGAAAGTCTTTAAATGAAATTAAGGAGATTTTGTCTGAGATGGGGCTTGGTCTCGGAATGAAAATTGATGGATGGCCACCTGTAGGTTGGGATCCTAGTATTGCAAATTTTAAACGTGAACAACAATAG
- the rplQ gene encoding 50S ribosomal protein L17, translating into MSSHKKLTKRFSRRNGPKKMLIKGLLVNLITHNQMVTTKAKAFEIKRLFDKSVTLAKKNNLNSFRLLMARLSNKEAASKLLNEIAPRMLQRNGGYTTVVKMPNRSGDNSPMAFIKIL; encoded by the coding sequence ATGAGCTCTCATAAAAAGCTGACAAAAAGATTTTCAAGACGCAATGGTCCAAAAAAAATGTTAATTAAGGGATTGTTAGTAAATTTAATTACACACAATCAAATGGTTACAACGAAGGCAAAAGCATTTGAAATTAAAAGGCTCTTTGATAAGAGCGTAACATTAGCAAAAAAGAATAATTTAAATTCGTTTAGGTTGTTGATGGCAAGACTTAGCAATAAAGAGGCAGCTAGTAAGCTTCTCAATGAAATAGCTCCAAGAATGTTGCAAAGAAATGGTGGATACACAACAGTTGTTAAAATGCCAAACAGATCCGGTGATAATTCTCCAATGGCATTTATTAAGATACTGTAA